A portion of the Equus quagga isolate Etosha38 chromosome 17, UCLA_HA_Equagga_1.0, whole genome shotgun sequence genome contains these proteins:
- the LOC124229300 gene encoding olfactory receptor 5M9-like, which translates to MPNFTDVTQFILLGLTSHQKLKILFFVVFLLVYMITLLGNIGMIILISISPQLQSPMYFFLSHLSFVDACLSSNVTPKMLENLLSETKTISHVGCLVQCYFFIALVHVEVYILAVMAFDSYMAICKPLLYGSKMSRIVCVRLISVPYVYGFSVSLICTLWTYGLYFCGNFEINHFYCADPPLIKIACGGVHIKEYTMIVIAGISLTYSLSVLLTSYALIVIAVLRMPSADGRRKAFSTCGSHLTAVSLFYGSLIFMYLRRPTEDSVEQGKMVAVFYTTVIPMPNPMIYSLRNKDVKEAVNKAIIKANLGQ; encoded by the coding sequence ATGCCAAATTTCACGGATGTGACACAATTTATTCTTCTGGGGTTGACCAGTCATCAGAagcttaaaattctcttttttgtgGTGTTCCTACTGGTTTACATGATCACTCTGTTAGGGAATATTGGTATGATTATTTTGATCAGCATCAGTCCCCAGCTTCAGAGCCCTATGTACTTTTTCTTGAGTCATTTGTCTTTTGTGGATGCGTGCTTGTCTTCCAATGTCACCCCCAAAATGCTGGAAAACTTGTTATCAGAGACAAAAACCATTTCTCATGTTGGGTGTTTGGTGCAGTGTTACTTTTTCATTGCCCTTGTCCACGTGGAGGTCTATATCTTGGCGGTGATGGCCTTTGATAGCTacatggccatctgcaaacctctACTTTACGGCAGTAAAATGTCCAGGATTGTCTGTGTTCGACTCATCTCTGTACCTTATGTCTACGGATTCTCTGTGAGTCTAATATGCACACTGTGGACATATGGCTTGTACTTCTGTGGAAACTTTGAAATCAACCACTTTTATTGTGCAGACCCTCCTCTCATCAAGATTGCCTGTGGGGGTGTCCACATCAAAGAATACACGATGATCGTTATTGCTGGAATTAGTTTGACATATTCTCTCTCAGTGCTCCTCACCTCCTATGCTCTCATTGTAATAGCTGTGCTACGCATGCCCTCTGCTGATGGGAGGAGAAAGGCCTTCTCCACTTGTGGGTCCCACTTGACAGCTGTTAGCCTGTTTTATGGGTCTCTGATATTCATGTATCTAAGACGACCCACTGAAGATTCTGTGGAGCAGGGGAAAATGGTGGCTGTGTTTTATACCACAGTGATCCCCATGCCGAATCCTATGATCTACAGTTTGAGAAACAAGGATGTAAAAGAGGCTGTCAACAAAGCAATCATCAAAGCAAACTTGGGGCAGTGA